The following are encoded in a window of Cygnus atratus isolate AKBS03 ecotype Queensland, Australia chromosome 8, CAtr_DNAZoo_HiC_assembly, whole genome shotgun sequence genomic DNA:
- the GLUL gene encoding glutamine synthetase: MATSASSHLSKAIKHMYMKLPQGEKVQAMYIWIDGTGEHLRCKTRTLDHEPKSLEDLPEWNFDGSSTFQAEGSNSDMYLRPAAMFRDPFRKDPNKLVLCEVFKYNRQSAETNLRHTCRRIMDMVSNQHPWFGMEQEYTLLGTDGHPFGWPSNGFPGPQGPYYCGVGADKAYGRDIVEAHYRACLYAGVKIGGTNAEVMPAQWEFQVGPCEGIEMGDHLWIARFILHRVCEDFGVIVSFDPKPIPGNWNGAGCHTNFSTKNMREDGGLKHIEEAIEKLSKRHQYHIRAYDPKGGLDNARRLTGFHETSNIHEFSAGVANRGASIRIPRNVGHEKKGYFEDRRPSANCDPYAVTEALVRTCLLNETGDEPFEYKN, from the exons ATGGCCACCTCGGCGAGCTCCCACCTGAGCAAAGCCATCAAGCACATGTACATGAAGCTGCCGCAGGGGGAGAAGGTCCAGGCCATGTACATCTGGATCGATGGGACGGGGGAGCACCTCCGCTGCAAAACCCGCACGCTGGACCACGAGCCCAAGAGCCTTGAAG aTCTCCCCGAGTGGAATTTCGATGGCTCCAGCACCTTCCAAGCCGAAGGCTCCAACAGTGACATGTACCTGCGACCTGCTGCCATGTTTCGGGACCCTTTTCGCAAGGATCCCAACAAACTAGTTCTCTGCGAAGTCTTCAAGTACAACCGCCAGTCTGCAG AGACAAATCTCCGGCACACCTGTAGGCGGATTATGGATATGGTGTCCAACCAGCACCCCTGGTTTGGGATGGAGCAAGAGTACACACTTCTGGGGACAGATGGACATCCGTTTGGCTGGCCTTCCAATGGCTTCCCTGGACCCCAAG GTCCGTACTACTGTGGTGTAGGGGCAGACAAAGCCTATGGCAGAGACATTGTGGAGGCCCACTACCGAGCGTGCCTTTATGCTGGCGTGAAAATTGGAGGAACCAATGCAGAAGTAATGCCAGCCCAG TGGGAGTTCCAGGTAGGGCCATGTGAAGGGATTGAGATGGGGGATCACCTCTGGATTGCACGCTTCATCCTCCATCGGGTGTGTGAAGACTTTGGTGTCATCGTGTCCTTCGATCCCAAACCCATCCCTGGGAACTGGAATGGGGCTGGCTGTCACACCAACTTCAGCACCAAGAACATGAGAGAAGACGGAGGTCTCAA GCACATTGAAGAGGCCATTGAGAAGCTGAGCAAGCGCCACCAGTACCACATCCGTGCCTACGACCCCAAGGGGGGGCTGGACAACGCCAGGCGCCTGACAGGCTTCCACGAGACGTCCAACATCCATGAGTTCTCAGCTGGCGTGGCCAACCGCGGCGCCAGCATCCGCATCCCCAGGAACGTGGGCCATGAGAAGAAGGGCTACTTCGAGGACCGCCGGCCTTCTGCCAACTGTGATCCTTACGCTGTGACAGAGGCCCTGGTCCGCACATGTCTCCTCAACGAAACCGGGGACGAGCCTTTTGAGTACAAGAACTAA